A stretch of DNA from Candidatus Fonsibacter ubiquis:
TATAAATAATATTTCCCGTTCGTTGCGAAATTCCATCATCATCTAAATAACGCTCGTAAAATATTTTAATCTTATCATTCTTTTTTAAATCCCTTTGAAAATCTACTTCAAAACCATAAAGTCTTGCAAACTGAGCAACAATACTATTTTCAATACCAGATTGCTTAGCAGATCTGTAAATTCCACGATCAATTGTTGTCTCAACGAAATGATTTTTTTTTGTTAAAACTTTCGTTACTCTTTTTGCTTCATAAAGATTATCCTTATTTAAAAAGACATGAACAGATGTGATATTATTAATATTTACTGTTAGTCTTGAGACAAAATTTCCATTTTTTTCTCTTTTTACAATTAAATAAATTTTTTGATCTTTTCTTAGTGGTCCTACATTATATTCTCGTCTTAAAGCATTTAAGACATTGTTAATATCTGCTTGAGAAATTTTTTGATCTGAAAGAATTCTCTGAATGCTATCTCCATTTCGGGCATTAAATTCAAATTTAGCAGAGCCCGAATTAAATTGACCAAATAAAAAGTCTTTTACTGTAATTAAATTATTTTCTAATTCTTGATTTTTACTTTCTCCATTTTCTCTTTCGCTATATTGATCAAAAGACTTTGCTATAAAAACAAAGCTAATTAGGATTGGAATTAGTAAAAATACTAAACTAGGTTTAAAGTTTGGCCTGTAACTTAAGATCTTTTTATACATTTTGACTTAAATATCTTATTAGCTTTTTAGAGTCATCCCAAACCTCAATTTTAAGTTGTTGTAACCGCTGATTATAGCTAATCAGAGGCTATTTTATTGGGTTTAAATGGCCAATAGCTGTGTTGACTTAGCAACATTTTAGACGTACATACAACGTCCCTTGTCCTGAATAATTAATTATTTAGGGACAAAATAATAAAAATTTAAATAAGACAAAAAGAAATCCTATAAGATTTCTTGTTGTCTTGTTGAGCTCTTTAAAAACGTAAATTAGGAAGAGAAGCGTGGACGGCTATATTTGTAAAAAAATTTGGCTGTACACACTTCTATAAAAAATACAAAAGTAATTTTGTACAAGCTGTTTTTAATTAAACAGATAGTAAAAGCTTGTGTACGCCGTTATTAAACTTGAGAGTTTGATCATGGCTCAGAACGTACGCTGGCGGCACGCCTAACACATGCAAGTCGAACGCAGTAGCAATACTGAGTGGCAGACGGGTGAGTAACATGTGGGAATCTGCCTTGTGGTTCAGGACAACATTGGGAAACCGATGCTAATACTGGATAAGCCCTTACGGGGAAAGTTTTAATGCCATAAGATGAGCCCGCATTTGATTAGTTAGTTGGTGAGGTAATGGCTCACCAAGACAATGATCAATAGCTGATCTGAGAGGATGATCAGCCACACTGGGACTGAGACACGGCCCAGACTCCTACGGGAGGCAGCAGTGGGGAATCTTGCACAATGGAGGAAACTCTGATGCAGCGATGCCGCGTGAGTGAAGAAGGCCTTTGGGTTGTAAAGCTCTTTTGTAGGGGAAGATAATGACTGTACCCTAAGAATAAGGTCCGGCTAACTTCGTGCCAGCAGCCGCGGTAATACGAAGGGACCTAGCGTAGTTCGGAATTACTGGGCGTAAAGCGCGCGTAGGCCGTTGAGTTAGTTAATTGTGAAATCCCAAAGCTTAACTTTGGAACTGCAATTAAAACTGCTCGACTAGAGTTTGATAGAGGAAAGCGGAATACATAGTGTAGAGGTGAAATTCGTAGATATTATGTAGAACACCAGTTGCGAAGGCGGCTTTCTGGATCAACACTGACGCTGAGGCGCGAAAGTATGGGTAGCAAAGAGGATTAGATACCCTCGTAGTCCATACCATAAACGATGATTGCTAGATGTTGGAAATTTATTTTCAGTATCGCAGCTAACGCATTAAGCAATCCGCCTGGGGAGTACGACCGCAAGGTTAAAACTCAAATGAATTGACGGGGACCCGCACAAGCGGTGGAGCATGTGGTTTAATTCGAAGATACGCGCAGAACCTTACCAACCCTTGACATGTCTGTCGCGAGTTTAGGAAACTAGACTTTTCGGTTCGGCCGGACAGAACACAGGTGCTGCATGGCTGTCGTCAGCTCGTGTCGTGAGATGTTGGGTTAAGTCCCGCAACGAGCGCAACCCCTACTTTTAGTTGCCATCAGGTCATGCTGGGTACTCTGAAAGAACTGCCAGTGATAAGCTGGAGGAAGGTGGGGATGACGTCAAGTCCTCATGGCCCTTACGGGTTGGGCTACACACGTGCTACAATGGTAGTGACAATGAGATGCAAGGTGGCGACGCTAAGCTAAACTCAAAAATCTACCTCAGTTCGGATTGCACTCTGCAACTCGAGTGCATGAAGCTGGAATCGCTAGTAATCGTAGATCAGCGTGCTACGGTGAATACGTTCCCGGGTCTTGTACACACCGCCCGTCACACCATGGAAGTTGGTTCTACCTTAAAGCAGATTGCTAACCGCAAGGAGGCGTTTGACCAAGGTATAGTCAGCGACTGGGGTGAAGTCGTAACAAGGTAGCCGTAGGGGAACCTGCGGCTGGATTACCTCCTTTCTAAGGACAGTTCGAAAGTTTACTTTTGAACTATCACTTAACATTGTACATTGTAGCCGTCCTCGTTTCTCTTCCTTATCTCTAATGTTTGTAAAAGAGTTCATTCAACAAAAGGGCCGGTAGCTCAGTTGGTTAGAGCACACCCTTGATAAGGGTGGGGTCGAAAGTTCGAGTCTTTCTCGGCCCACCATTTTTATTAGGGGGATTAGCTCAGCTGGTAGAGCGCCTGATTTGCATTCAGGAGGTCAGCGGTTCGATCCCGCTATCCTCCACCAAATTTTAGAGAAATTCTTTAACATTGTTAATTTGTATCAATATTTTTATATCCTTGTGAAAAATTTATTTTTCACAAATTTTAAAAATTCAATTTACACAGAAAAATTTTTTCTGTGCATAAATCAAGCGTTTAAGGGCGTCTGGTGAATGCCTTGGCACTGAAAGTCGATGAAGGACGTGATATACTGCGATAAGTTTCGGGGAGTTGTATGTAAACTTTGATCCGAAAATTTCCGAATGGGAAAACCCAACTCTTTAAGAGTTATTTCAAACTGAATACATAAGTTTGAAAAGGCAACCTAGGGAACTGAAACATCTAAGTACCTAGAGGAAAAGAAATCAATTGAGATTCCGTCAGTAGTGGCGAGCGAACGCGGAACAGGCCTGTAGTTTTATTTGTACAACTAGAAAAACCTGGAAAGGTTTGCCATAGAGGGTGATAGCCCCGTAAAGGTAAAAGCAAATAAGATTCTTGAGTAAAGCGGGACACGAGAAATCCTGCTTGAAGATAGGGGGACCACCCTCTAAGCCTAAATACTCTTCAGTGACCGATAGTGAACTAGTACCGTGAGGGAAAGGTGAAAAGAACCCCTATTAGGGGAGTGAAATAGAACCTGAAACCGGATGCCTACAATCAGTCGGAGCTCTATATGAGTGACGACGTACCTTTTGTATAATGGGTCAGTGACTTTATCTGTGCAGCAAGCTTAAGCCGAAAAGGTGTAGGCGTAGCGAAAGCGAGTCTGAATAGGGCGATGAGTTGTACGGATAAGAACCCGAAACCTAGTGATCTAGTTATGAGCAGGTTGAAGGTAAGGTAACACTTACTGGAGGACCGAACCGGTGCCTGTTGAAAAAGGCTCGGATGACTTGTGATTAGGGGTGAAAGGCCAATCAAACTGGGAGATAGCTGGTTTTCCGCGAAAACTATTTAGGTAGTGCGTTGAATAATAAGATCTTGAGGGGTAGAGCACTAAATAGGCTAGGGGGAAGAAATTCTTACTAAACCTAATAAAACTCCGAATACTCAAGATTGTTTCTCAATAGACAGACGGTGGGAGCTAACTTCCATCGTCGAGAGGGAAAAAACCCAGACCACCATCTAAGGTCCCAAAATCGTAGTTAAGTGTGAAAGGATGTGAAGACTCCAAAACAGCCGGGAGGTTGGCTTAGAAGCAGCCATCCTTTAAAGAAAGCGTAACAGCTCACCGGTCTAATTAAGAGACTTTGCGCCGAAGATGTAACGGGGCTCAAACTACGTACCGAAGTTGTGGATTTAAAGTGTCTACGGACATTTTATCTGGTAGCGGAACGTTCTGTAAGTCTGCGAAGGGATACCCGCGAGGGGTCCTGGAGATATCAGAAGTGCGAATGCTGACATAAGTAGCGACAAACAGAGTGAAAGACTCTGTCGCCGAAAATACAAGGGTTCCTGCGTAAAGTTAATCTTCGCAGGGTTAGTCGGCCCCTAAGGCGAGGGCGAAAGCCGTAGTCGATGGGAACAAGGTAAATATTCCTTGACCTGATGGTAGTGACGGATCTCGTATATTGTAAGTTCTTATTGGATTGAGCTTGCCTTGAAGAGGTCCCAGGAAATAACTCCATCATTAAGACCGTACCCTAAACGGACACACGTGTATTGGTAGAGAATACCTAGGCGCTTGAGAGAATGATGTTGAAGGAACTCGGCAACTTGCCTCTGTAACTTCGGGATAAAGAGGGCCTTATTTTGCGCAAGCAGAGTAAGGTGGCACAAGCCAGGGAGTAGCGACTGTTTAACAAAAACACAGGACTCTGCTAACACGTAAGTGGATGTATAGGGTCTGACGCCTGCCCGGTGCCGGAAGGTTAAAGCAAGATGTGCAAGCATCGAACTGAAGCCCCGGTGAACGGCGGCCGTAACTATAACGGTCCTAAGGTAGCGAAATTCCTTGTCGGGTAAGTTCCGACCTGCATGAATGGCGTAACGACTGCTCCGGTGTCTCCAACATCAACTCAGCGAAATTGAATTCTCCGTGAAGATGCGGAGTTCCCGTGGTTAGACGGAAAGACCCCGTGCACCTTTACTACAACTTTACATTGGTATTAGAAATGACATGTGTAGCATAGGAGGGAGACTTTGAAGTGGTGGCGCTAGCTATCATGGAGTCGTCAGTGAAATACCTCTCTTGTTATTTTTGATATCTAACTCCATGCCGTCATCCGGCTGGAAGACACTGTATGGTGGGTAGTTTGACTGGGGCGGTCGCCTCCTAAAGAGTAACGGAGGCGTGCGAAGGTAGGCTCAGATCGGTCAGAAATCGATCGTTGAGTGCAATGGCATAAGCCTGCCTGACTGCAAGACTGACAAGTCAAGCAGAGTCGAAAGACGGTCATAGTGATCCGGTGGTTCTGAGTGGAAGGGCCATCGCTCAACGGATAAAAGGTACGCCGGGGATAACAGGCTGATACCCTCCAAGAGTTCATATCGACGAGGGTGTTTGGCACCTCGATGTCGGCTCATCACATCCTGGGGCTGGAGCAGGTCCCAAGGGTTTGGCTGTTCGCCAATTAAAGTGGTACGTGAGCTGGGTTCAGAACGTCGTGAGACAGTTCGGTCCCTATCTGCCATGGGTGTAGAAGAATTGAGAGGAGCTGACCTTAGTACGAGAGGACCGGGTTGGACGTATCACTGGTGGACCGGTTGTAGCGCCAGCTGCAGTGCCGGGTAGCTAAATACGGAAGAGATAATCGCTGAAAGCATCTAAGCGAGAAACTCACCTCAAAACTAGTTCTTCCTATAGAGCCGTCGTAGACTACGACGTTGATAGGACGGGTGTGGAAGCGTGGTAACACGTTAAGCTTACCGTTACTAATAGCTCAATTGGCTTGATTTATGCACTGAAAAAATTTTTCTTGGTACAAATTACAATGTTAACTAATATTTCCTTATAAGAAGAGTTAATTATAATCTATAATTTTTTAATTAATAATCAAAAATTTTTTTTAGAAAACTAAAAAAACAGAATTAAAAGACAGAATGAAAATTATTTCCAATCTAAAAGTTGTAAAAATTTATGAAAAGTAAAATAAGCATTTTTTATGACTTTCAGATTTTTTTAAAACAAAAATTTGGTGGTGCGTCAAGATATTTTTTTGAATTAGGCAAAAGAATAGCCAGTAATGCAATGGTTAACTTTTACTCACCAATTCATATAAATAGTTATTTTAGGTACATAAATTCGAAATCATTTAATTTATTTCTATATAAAAAATTTATATTTAATAATTTCATTAAAAAAATTAATCAAAATTTAACATCTAATCATTTAAAAAAAAATAGTTATTCAATAATCCATCCCACTTATTATGACACTGAATATTTAAAAGATTGTAAATTTAAAAGAGTTGTAACAGTTTTTGACTTTGTACATGAGAAGTTTTCTAATAAAAAAAAAATTAGTGAATTTAGAGATGAAAAAAAATATGCAATTCAAAACTCAGATTTTTTTATATGTATATCAAGAAATACTCAAAAAGATTTAATTAACTTTTACAATGTTAAAGAAGAAAAAACAAAAGTAATTTATTTAGCAGCATCAAATATTCCTAGAATATCTGTTTATAAAAAAATGGAAAAACCATTCATTTTATATATAGGAAATAGATCTGGTTATAAAAATTTTAATATTTTAGTAAAAGCTTTTTCGACCTCAAAGGAACTAAAAAATAATTTTTTATTATGCTGCTTTGGTGGAGGAAGCTTCACTAAAGAGGAAAAGTCATTTTTTATACAAAATAAAATAAACCAACTCAATGTTCGACATCTCGGTAATAATGAAGATTTTTTGGCATCAATATATGAACAGGCGGTTTGTCTAGTTTATCCGTCTCTATACGAAGGATTTGGACTGCCTATACTTGAGGCAATGAAATATAGATGCCCAGTTATTTGTAGCCAAGTAGCATCAATGCCAGAAGTAGGAGGAGATGCCGTAGAATATTTTAATCCGTTTGATTGTGAGTCTTTATTAGAATCAATAAAAAAAATTTTGTATAAAGAAAATTATAAAAATAAATTAATTAATTTAGGTTTTCAAAGACTGAAAATATTTTCTTGGGATAAGTGCGCAAAAGAAACACTAGAAGTTTATAATAAAATATTAATTTAGGATACTATGAAGAAAAAAACTGCTCTTATTTTTGGGGTAACTGGTCAAGATGGATCTTATATATCTAAGTTGTTAATTTCTAAGGGCTACAGGGTGGAAGGGGTTAGCAGAGGAGCGAATGTTGGTAATTTAAAAAAACTAAAAATTTTTAATAAGATTAAAATTAATATTATTAAAAAAAATAATAAGAATGAATTAATAAAAGTTTTAAAAAAAAATTTTAATGAAATTTATTTTTTTGCGGGCAACTCAAGTATAACCGAATCCTATATTAATTTAGAGGATTCTATCGACAGTCATTTTGAACCAATAAAAATAATATTAAATTTTATAAATAAACAAAAAACGAAAAAAACAAAACTTCTTTTTGCTGGATCTTCAGAGATATTTGGTCATTGCAAAGGAAAAATTAGAGAAAACAGTTTGCAAAATCCCAATAATCCTTATGGTCTTTCTAAGAGTCTTACTTTCTCTTTAATTAAATTTTATAGAGAGAGATTTAATTTACCAGTCTGTACAGCTATTTTTTTTAATCATGAATCTTCATTGAGGAAAGAAAAATATGTTATAAAAAAAATTATTACTAATTTTAAAAAAATTCAGAATAATAAAATTAAATATTTTTATTTAGGTAATATAAATATTAAACGTGACTGGGGTTGGGCCCCAGAATATGTTTTTGGTTGCTATAAAATGTTGCAAATAAAAAAACTTGAAGACCTAATTATTGCAACAGGTAAGACAACCTCATTAAAAGAAATAATTAATTATTTATTTAAAAAATATAAATTAAATTGGAAAAAATATATTAAAATTTCATCAAAAAATTTTAGAAGAAATGAAATTATAGAGAGTTATGCGGATATATCTAGACTTAAAAAAATTTTGAAATGGAAACCAGTCTTTGATTATAAAAAAATTTTAGACCTAATGTATAAAAATCATTTATAAATTCAATAAATATAAAATTAAAAAATAATAAAAAAGTAAAAGACGCTTATGTTAAATTATAATAAAAATAGATTTTGCATCGAAGATTTAATGCCGTATAAAAAAAGTTCCATAGTTATGAATTTAAGGTGTAATAAATATTTTATTTGGCAGTCAAATGTGGAAAAGAATATCTTCATAAAACTATTTCTTCCTACGTAGAAGTAGTGGACTATGACTTGATACTGGAGGTTCATAAGCGAAGTAAAATATTAAGTTTGCCGTTACTAATAGTTAAATTAGCTTGATTTATTCTTTAAAAAATTTTTTAATAGTACCAATAGTAAATAATCAATAACTATATTGTATTTTTTAAATACTTTATTCTCGGATTATTAATGATTAGTAAAAATGTGATTAAGCCTAGCAAAAAGATTTTTTCTAATCTTTTAATTATAGGTTTAATATTCGTTTTTGTTTATCCTCTAATTTATTTTGGGCCTCAAGACACAGAAGAATATGAAATCGGTCTTCGTTCGATAAAAATTATCTGGGAAGAAAAAAATCCATTTCTTTTTTTTTATGATTTTTACGGACCGGGAATAAGGTTTCCAATTGGCCAGGGACCATTTTTTCACTTTGTAAATTTTTTTTATTTTGATCTTAGAACTTATTATATAATTTATATTTACTTTCAAACTGCAATACAAATTTGTTATTTAAAAAAAATTTTAAAAAAATTTAATATTATTTTTAATAATATTCTGCTGTTAATTTTAATTATATTTTCAATTCCTCACTTACATTATTTGTATTCTGATGATTTTATTTCACTTTTTTTTGGTTACACTTTTTTTCCATTAGTATTTTATTATTTTATAAAGTTTCTCAACTGTTCTAACACTATAAACGTAGCTAAATTATCACTATTTTCCTTTATATGGCTTATAAATTCTCATCCAGGTCATCTAACAGCATTTATATTATTTCTAATAGGTTATTTCTTTTTAACAATAAGAACAAAAGAACAAATTTTTAACAAAAGTATTTTTTTATTTCTATTGTATTTTGCTTTAATGTCTGCCGAATATATTTTTTTTTTAATTAGAGAAAAAATATTATTTGATATTCATTGGAAATCTTTTGGCAGACCATACGAGATAAAAGAATTTTTTGATATTTTTTTTATTAACATTTCAAACTGGCAAACTTCTGATAATCGAGGCCCAGGGAATCCAGTAATTTTATGGTATTGTTTAATAGTAATTTTAGCAAAATTTTATAAGTCAATTAAATATTTTTTCAAAAATATAAAAAATAATTTATCATTTATTTCAAAAATAAATATTTTATTTTTTGTATTCATAATTATAAGTTTAACAGAAGTTATTGTTTTAACAAGAGTAGGTTCTGGACCTAATATAGCTAGAGATGTTTTTTTTTATTTATCATTAATAATATTTTTTTATAATTTTAATATAATAAAAAAAAAAATTATAAAATATTTTCTCATACTTTGTATTTTATTTTATACTTTTAATCTTTTTATAATTAATATTAATTATATTAAAAATAATAATTTAAATAATTTTATTATAAATAAATATCATTCTACTGATTTAATCAAAACTTTAAAAAATTTAAACATAGATAAAAAAGATTATTCTCGAATATATTTGAGTCCGGAATTTTTCAAAAATAGATTTACATTTAAAAAAGATGGTTTGTTTTCATCCGTGGATTTAATTGATTATAATTTATCTCCCTTTCAGGGTTTATTTAAAAATATATCATTAAAAGGTTTTGGAGATCAAAATAGATTGATGTATGGAAAAATTGAATCTCATTTTAAATTTATTAATAATAATTTTTTTTTAAATTTTTTTCATATTAAATATTTAATAATTTTTGAAGAGGAGTTAATTAATTTAAAAAATTCAGATTGGATCTATTTAAAGAAAGTACAACTATCTAATGGACAATTTTTATATTTACTACGAAGAAATATTATTAATTTAGCAATTAAAAATCTTGATGAATTCAGAATTGATTTTGATAAGTGCATGAAAGAATTAGATAAAGAAATTTTATGTCTAATTGAAAATCAAAAGCACTTTGTAAAAAGTAAACATGAAATATTAAGAATAAATAATGCTAAATTTAAAATTTATAATTTACAAGATAAGCTAATTGTCCTTCCATTTGTTTATGATGAAAACTGGAAGCCCAAAAATAATATACTAAATGTAAGTAACTTTGTTATGTTGTATAAGAATACCAATTCTAATGAATTAATTTATTATTGGGACAATCTTAGATTTGTTTTAAAATTAATATCAATTATAACTATCAGCATATTAATTTTTTTTATTTTAATATATAAAAAAAATAAAATTAAATTTTAAAATAAATATAAAACAATAAAATTGTTAAATTTTTTTTTAAAAAATTATTTAAAAATAACCAGATATATTTCATTAAGTATATTAATATATTTAATTTATAAATCAGAATATATTTATAATGGTTCTGTTAGAGAGTATTATTATAAATATATATTAATATTTTTGTGCATTTTTATATTTTTTAAATTTGCAGAAAATTTTAGAAATAAAAATTTTTTTAAATATACATTTATTATAATTTATTCATTTTTTTTTTCTTTATATCTTTTAGAAGCATTTTTAATTTTTCAAACAATTTCTTTTAAAAAAAAAAATGATACTAGAAATAGATATGAAATTTATACAGACTCAAAAAAATTAAATAATGATATTACAATTTCTTACCATGCGGGTGTCTCACTAGGAATTCCTGATAAAAGCATCTATCCGCTTGCAGGTATTTCAAATAAAAAAACAATTTTTTGCAATGAACTTGGTTATTACGCTGAATTTTATTCTGACAAATATGGGTTTAATAATTCTAAGAATAAATACGATATAAATGAAATTAATTATGTTTTGATAGGTGATTCCTTTATACAAGGAGCATGTGTTAAGAATTCTGAGAATATCTCTTCACAATTAGAAATTATAATTAACGAAAAAAATAATAAATCGATAACTAATGACAAAGTGTTATTAAATTTAGGTATTACATCTAGTGGACCGTTAATTCAGTATGCAATTTTAAGAGAATATTTGCCTAAAAATGTAGAAAATATTTTGTATTTTTACTATGAAGGAAATGACCTTTTAGATTTATCACAAGAGTTACAAGATCCAATTTTAAAAAAATATCTGGACACAAATTTTTCTCAAAATTTAGTATTTAGGCAGAATGAAGTTGATATTTTCTTGGAGAATATAATACAATTAGAACTGCAAAAATGGGAAAAAAAAACTGTATACAAAAAAAATACAATATATTCGGAAATATTGAAATTTATTAAGCTTAACTCACTGAGGTCAAAACTAACAAAACCTAAATTAGCTAACTATTATCAAAAAGATAACTTGCCAGACAACATTTTTGAAGAATATAAAAATATTCTAAAATTAATTATTAAGGAGAGTGAAAAAAGAAATAGTAAATTTTATTTAATTTACCTTCCAGAATTGAAAAGATATAAAGAACCTAGATTTTACGATCTTTATAACTATGAAATGATTAAAGAAATAGCAAAAGAGTTAAATATATCATTAATAGATATGCATGTAGAAATCTTTGATAAAAAAAAGGATCCCACTAGACTTTTTCCAGATCAACAGCAGCCTCATTATACACCCGAAGGGTACGCCCTTATTGCTAAAAAAATTGCTGAAAAAATTAATGAAAGATAATTTTCAGTAAATTAAAAAACTTATAACATTTTTAAATTTCTTTAAATGTAAAATATAATGATTGAAGATAAGTTAACAGTATTAGTTTTATTAAAAGAAAGACCTTATTTTACAAAAAGATTAATAAATTTTTTTATAAAAGAAAATTTAAAATATGATTTATTTTTTGCGGACGGAGGAAAAAAATCAATATTCAACGAAGATCTAAAAATATTAAAAAAAGAAAAAGTAAAATTTACCTATAAAAAATTTCGATATGACAAGAATTTAGAAACTTTTATAAAAAAAATCTCAATATCTCTAAACTTAGTAACTACAAAGTATGTTATGCTTTTCGATAATGACGATATACCCATAAAATTTACAATAAATAGGTGTCTCTTAAAATTAGAAAAAAATAAATATTTAAGTGCTTGTGGAGGTTATTTAATCAATTTTCAATTAATGCAGCATTTAAAAAAAAATTATCAGCACAAAGGTCACATGATTAATTTTGCGAAAATGAAATATGGAAATTATTATAATTCTAATGATAAATATAAACGATTAAGAAACTATTTTATAAAAAATGATATTAATACATATAATGACATTTTTCGAACTAAATATTTGAGAAAAACTTATTCAGTAATCCAAAAATTCAAATTTAATTATTTATATTTTTATTTTATTTTAGCTGATGCAGTGAATTATTATAACGGAAAAATAATAAAACTTAATTTACCGTTTGCTTTTCATCAATCTCATCAGGATAGTTATGGTGTAAAAGAGAGTATTTATGACGTTATTGATAATAAAATTTTTTGCATTGAGAAAAAAATTTTTTATAAAAATTTTAATAAAATATTTGGCAATGAAAAAATTTTTAGTTATTTAAAAAAATATTTTGAAATTTTGGAAAGAAAAAAATTATTAAATAAACCTCTAAAAACTAAAAATAATAATTTATTTTTTTATAATTTTGATCAGTGGAAGTATTTACTAAAAAAATTATACAAACCGTTTGTCTATCTTTCTTTTAGTTTTAGGAATAATCATTTTGATAAATTTTCTTCATTATATAAAAATAATTCTCTTAAAAAAGAAATAGTAAATATTTTTTTATTTTTAAAAAAATTTTGATAAAAAACAAAATTGATATGAATTTTTTAAAAAAATTATTAAAAAAGCTTTTAAATCATAACACTCAAAAAAAACTAAAAAATATACTTTTTTTTTATAAAAAAAATAAAGAAAAAATTTTTAATTTTTTTTACCTTTCAAAAAATGATTATAACTTTAATGAAAATTTTTTTTATCAAAATAATTTCAGCATACCAGAAATTAAAAAAAAATTAAATATTAACGGTTTGGATTATTATGATTATAATTTATCTTGGCATTATCATTTATTTGCAGGGTTATCTCAAAAATTTCATAAAATAAAAATTTTAGAAATAGGAACCTATGACGGAAGTTTTGCAAATTTTTTATCTAAGATTTTTCCAGGCTCAAAAATATTCACCCTGGATTTGCCAGATAATAATAAAAAATATTTAAACACCTATAATAGGCAAAATAAATTTGTGTTTGATAAAATTAAAAAAAAAAGAGCAAACAATATTGATAATGATAATATAAATTTTTTTCAAATTAATAGCAATAATGTTGCTAAACAATTTTGCAATGAAAAGTTTGATTTAGTATGGATAGATGGCGATCATTTGAACCCGCAAGTTTCGAATGATATACTAAATTGTATTAAATTAATAAATCCAAATTCCATTATTTGTTGTGATGATATTGTTATGAAAAAATACAAATCAAAGTATATTTCAGATGATTCTTACAAATTACTTAATAATTTGGAAAAACAACATAAAGTAAAGAATTGGTATATAGTTAAAAGAATAAGATTTTCTAATATATTTCTAAAAAAATTTATTTCATACTCC
This window harbors:
- a CDS encoding M23 family metallopeptidase, with the translated sequence MYKKILSYRPNFKPSLVFLLIPILISFVFIAKSFDQYSERENGESKNQELENNLITVKDFLFGQFNSGSAKFEFNARNGDSIQRILSDQKISQADINNVLNALRREYNVGPLRKDQKIYLIVKREKNGNFVSRLTVNINNITSVHVFLNKDNLYEAKRVTKVLTKKNHFVETTIDRGIYRSAKQSGIENSIVAQFARLYGFEVDFQRDLKKNDKIKIFYERYLDDDGISQRTGNIIYSEIINADKNIILYRYEYPNGTIGYFTPEGKSIEKSLMRTPINGAKLTSRYGFRMHPILGFNHLHQGTDFAAPIGTPVMASGSGTVEYVGWKGGYGKYISIRHSAVYQTNYAHLQDYAKGIRRGAKVQQGQIIGYSGNTGSSTGPHLHYEVVVNGKKENSQTLKLPSSAPLEGNNKNFFEIQKRNIDNLILESAKKK
- a CDS encoding glycosyltransferase family 4 protein — translated: MKSKISIFYDFQIFLKQKFGGASRYFFELGKRIASNAMVNFYSPIHINSYFRYINSKSFNLFLYKKFIFNNFIKKINQNLTSNHLKKNSYSIIHPTYYDTEYLKDCKFKRVVTVFDFVHEKFSNKKKISEFRDEKKYAIQNSDFFICISRNTQKDLINFYNVKEEKTKVIYLAASNIPRISVYKKMEKPFILYIGNRSGYKNFNILVKAFSTSKELKNNFLLCCFGGGSFTKEEKSFFIQNKINQLNVRHLGNNEDFLASIYEQAVCLVYPSLYEGFGLPILEAMKYRCPVICSQVASMPEVGGDAVEYFNPFDCESLLESIKKILYKENYKNKLINLGFQRLKIFSWDKCAKETLEVYNKILI
- a CDS encoding GDP-mannose 4,6-dehydratase, whose product is MKKKTALIFGVTGQDGSYISKLLISKGYRVEGVSRGANVGNLKKLKIFNKIKINIIKKNNKNELIKVLKKNFNEIYFFAGNSSITESYINLEDSIDSHFEPIKIILNFINKQKTKKTKLLFAGSSEIFGHCKGKIRENSLQNPNNPYGLSKSLTFSLIKFYRERFNLPVCTAIFFNHESSLRKEKYVIKKIITNFKKIQNNKIKYFYLGNINIKRDWGWAPEYVFGCYKMLQIKKLEDLIIATGKTTSLKEIINYLFKKYKLNWKKYIKISSKNFRRNEIIESYADISRLKKILKWKPVFDYKKILDLMYKNHL
- a CDS encoding SGNH/GDSL hydrolase family protein, which codes for MCIFIFFKFAENFRNKNFFKYTFIIIYSFFFSLYLLEAFLIFQTISFKKKNDTRNRYEIYTDSKKLNNDITISYHAGVSLGIPDKSIYPLAGISNKKTIFCNELGYYAEFYSDKYGFNNSKNKYDINEINYVLIGDSFIQGACVKNSENISSQLEIIINEKNNKSITNDKVLLNLGITSSGPLIQYAILREYLPKNVENILYFYYEGNDLLDLSQELQDPILKKYLDTNFSQNLVFRQNEVDIFLENIIQLELQKWEKKTVYKKNTIYSEILKFIKLNSLRSKLTKPKLANYYQKDNLPDNIFEEYKNILKLIIKESEKRNSKFYLIYLPELKRYKEPRFYDLYNYEMIKEIAKELNISLIDMHVEIFDKKKDPTRLFPDQQQPHYTPEGYALIAKKIAEKINER
- a CDS encoding TIGR00180 family glycosyltransferase, with the protein product MIEDKLTVLVLLKERPYFTKRLINFFIKENLKYDLFFADGGKKSIFNEDLKILKKEKVKFTYKKFRYDKNLETFIKKISISLNLVTTKYVMLFDNDDIPIKFTINRCLLKLEKNKYLSACGGYLINFQLMQHLKKNYQHKGHMINFAKMKYGNYYNSNDKYKRLRNYFIKNDINTYNDIFRTKYLRKTYSVIQKFKFNYLYFYFILADAVNYYNGKIIKLNLPFAFHQSHQDSYGVKESIYDVIDNKIFCIEKKIFYKNFNKIFGNEKIFSYLKKYFEILERKKLLNKPLKTKNNNLFFYNFDQWKYLLKKLYKPFVYLSFSFRNNHFDKFSSLYKNNSLKKEIVNIFLFLKKF
- a CDS encoding class I SAM-dependent methyltransferase; this encodes MNFLKKLLKKLLNHNTQKKLKNILFFYKKNKEKIFNFFYLSKNDYNFNENFFYQNNFSIPEIKKKLNINGLDYYDYNLSWHYHLFAGLSQKFHKIKILEIGTYDGSFANFLSKIFPGSKIFTLDLPDNNKKYLNTYNRQNKFVFDKIKKKRANNIDNDNINFFQINSNNVAKQFCNEKFDLVWIDGDHLNPQVSNDILNCIKLINPNSIICCDDIVMKKYKSKYISDDSYKLLNNLEKQHKVKNWYIVKRIRFSNIFLKKFISYSIKL